The Pleuronectes platessa chromosome 11, fPlePla1.1, whole genome shotgun sequence genome includes a window with the following:
- the srsf5a gene encoding serine and arginine rich splicing factor 5a isoform X1 has protein sequence MAENDMSGCRVFIGRLSPHARERDVEKFFKGYGRIREINLKNGFGFVEFDDHRDADDAVYELNGKELCSERVTIEHARSRRGRGGGPGMGRFSSGSGGGGGGGGRGGGRDSSDGGGYRPSRSSGSRYGPPVRTDHRLIVENLSSRISWQDLKDLMRKAGEVTFVDAHRPNKNEGVVEFASRSDMKNAISKLDGTELNGRKLKIFEDSRSRSKSRSRSRSYSRSKSRSRSRNRSRSRSRSLSRTPEKKSSGGGKGAARSPSRSKSRSKSRSRSRSRSPAPRPRSRSPVNRSRSPAPALNKQSRSLSRSRSRSRSPRSRSRSASADSKH, from the exons ATGGCag AAAACGACATGAGTGGTTGTCGTGTCTTTATCGGCCGCCTGAGCCCACACGCCCGAGAAAGAGACGTGGAGAAGTTTTTCAAGGGATATGGACGGATTCGGGAGATCAACTTGAAGAATGGATTTGGCTTTGTG GAGTTTGACGACCATAGAGATGCAGATGATGCTGTGTACGAATTGAATGGAAAGGAGTTATGCAGTGAAAG GGTCACTATCGAGCATGCTCGCTCCAGACGAGGAAGAGGTGGCGGCCCTGGAATGGGACGTTTCAGTAGCGGcagtgggggtggtggtggtggaggaggtcgTGGTGGTGGCCGCGACAGCAGCGATGGTGGCGGCTATCGCCCATCTCGCAGCAGTGGATCCAG GTACGGCCCTCCAGTGCGGACGGACCACAGACTCATTGTAGAGAACCTCTCTTCACGGATCAGCTGGCAG GACCTGAAAGACCTGATGAGAAAAGCAGGTGAAGTTACCTTTGTGGACGCTCACAGACCAAACAAAAACGAAGG GGTGGTTGAGTTTGCATCTCGCAGTGACATGAAGAACGCCATTTCCAAGCTCGATGGGACAGAACTGAACGGACGCAAGCTGAAGATATTCGAGGACAGCAGAAG TCGCAGCAAGAGCCGTTCCCGCTCCCGCAGCTACTCTCGCTCCAAGAGCCGCTCCCGCAGCCGCAACCGCTCCAGGAGCCGCTCCAGGTCCCTCAGCCGCACCCCAGAGAAGAAGTCATCCGGTGGCGGCAAGGGCGCAGCCAGATCCCCCTCCAGGTCCAAGTCTCGCTCCAAGTCCCGCTCCAGGTCTCGCTCACGCTCGCCTGCCCCTCGCCCTCGCTCACGCTCACCGGTCAATCGCTCACGCTCGCCGGCCCCAGCTCTGAACAAACAGTcccgctccctctctcgctctcgctcccGGTCCCGCTCCCCCCGTTCACGCTCTCGCTCCGCCTCAGCAGACAGCAAGCACTGA
- the srsf5a gene encoding serine and arginine rich splicing factor 5a isoform X2: protein MSGCRVFIGRLSPHARERDVEKFFKGYGRIREINLKNGFGFVEFDDHRDADDAVYELNGKELCSERVTIEHARSRRGRGGGPGMGRFSSGSGGGGGGGGRGGGRDSSDGGGYRPSRSSGSRYGPPVRTDHRLIVENLSSRISWQDLKDLMRKAGEVTFVDAHRPNKNEGVVEFASRSDMKNAISKLDGTELNGRKLKIFEDSRSRSKSRSRSRSYSRSKSRSRSRNRSRSRSRSLSRTPEKKSSGGGKGAARSPSRSKSRSKSRSRSRSRSPAPRPRSRSPVNRSRSPAPALNKQSRSLSRSRSRSRSPRSRSRSASADSKH, encoded by the exons ATGAGTGGTTGTCGTGTCTTTATCGGCCGCCTGAGCCCACACGCCCGAGAAAGAGACGTGGAGAAGTTTTTCAAGGGATATGGACGGATTCGGGAGATCAACTTGAAGAATGGATTTGGCTTTGTG GAGTTTGACGACCATAGAGATGCAGATGATGCTGTGTACGAATTGAATGGAAAGGAGTTATGCAGTGAAAG GGTCACTATCGAGCATGCTCGCTCCAGACGAGGAAGAGGTGGCGGCCCTGGAATGGGACGTTTCAGTAGCGGcagtgggggtggtggtggtggaggaggtcgTGGTGGTGGCCGCGACAGCAGCGATGGTGGCGGCTATCGCCCATCTCGCAGCAGTGGATCCAG GTACGGCCCTCCAGTGCGGACGGACCACAGACTCATTGTAGAGAACCTCTCTTCACGGATCAGCTGGCAG GACCTGAAAGACCTGATGAGAAAAGCAGGTGAAGTTACCTTTGTGGACGCTCACAGACCAAACAAAAACGAAGG GGTGGTTGAGTTTGCATCTCGCAGTGACATGAAGAACGCCATTTCCAAGCTCGATGGGACAGAACTGAACGGACGCAAGCTGAAGATATTCGAGGACAGCAGAAG TCGCAGCAAGAGCCGTTCCCGCTCCCGCAGCTACTCTCGCTCCAAGAGCCGCTCCCGCAGCCGCAACCGCTCCAGGAGCCGCTCCAGGTCCCTCAGCCGCACCCCAGAGAAGAAGTCATCCGGTGGCGGCAAGGGCGCAGCCAGATCCCCCTCCAGGTCCAAGTCTCGCTCCAAGTCCCGCTCCAGGTCTCGCTCACGCTCGCCTGCCCCTCGCCCTCGCTCACGCTCACCGGTCAATCGCTCACGCTCGCCGGCCCCAGCTCTGAACAAACAGTcccgctccctctctcgctctcgctcccGGTCCCGCTCCCCCCGTTCACGCTCTCGCTCCGCCTCAGCAGACAGCAAGCACTGA